Genomic segment of Bacteroidales bacterium:
GACATAATTTGAGTATTCTTCATACACCTTATCCTGAAAGCGACCATTTTTTTTACAGTAATATATCATATTGCATCAGCAAAACGGGAATTGAAAATTGCAACATAGAGTTTAATTTATTATTTCCATCGGTTTTAAATAAAATTGCACCTTATCATTTTTTTGAACTTTGGCTCAATGGAATTCTCTTTAATGTTTTTGGAGTATATTCATATTTATCATTAATATTCATAACTTATCCCATATTGATATTAATTATTTTTATCGGTATAATTTCTTTAATTGAACATATTGGAAAAGTTAATTTTTATAGCATAATATTTTGCTTTGTCTTATTATTAATTGATGGAGTTTATTTTAATTTTTACGAAAAATCGGAAATCCTAAGAAATAATACTTTTTATACAAATATTTCTGCTTTTTCATTACTTGGATACAAATATTGCCCTATTTTTTTATTTGGTATATTATCATTGAATTTATTAATTAGGAAAAATATAACTTTCGGATTGTTTTTATTAACAGCTTGTGCAATTATTTCTATTGGTGTGTTTCCCGGTGTTATTGGTGGATTGATATTGATTTGTATATGGTTGATTTATAAAAAAATAAATGTTAATGAAATAAAAAGCGTACTGATTTTTTTATTTATTTTTTTTATTTCATATATATTAATTTATAAATTATTTGGCGATTCGAATACTCAGAGTTATGTGAGAAAAAACAGTTATGTTTATGCTTTTATTAACAACAAAATTCATTTTATAGATATTAAAAGAATTATTGCTACTATTATCATTCCTATTATACAATTAATTGTTATATGCTTTCCGTTTTTTATTATTCCTTTTATTTATTTTAAAAGATTAAATGTATTTTGCAAAAACAATTTATATAATTATAATATTTTAATATTTGTTTTGTCGTTTTTAGCATCAGGACTTATTGCTGCTGCTTTGAATGATAAAATCATAAATTCAAAAGAGTTTTTCAATAACTTACTTCCTTTGCTTTTAATTATTTTTTATTTTTCCTTATTGATAATCTTTGTGAGTTTTAATAATAATAAAAAATTCAGAATATATTTTTTGATAATTGTCTTTTTATATGCTTTCGTCACTCAATATAATGTTTTTAAACGCTACAAGCAGTTTTGTGCAATAGATAAAAATGATAATTTTATTTCGGTTAGAAATGAAATTTCAAAATTTTCACCCGAAACTAATGTTGCTTCATTTATAGATGAAAATAAATTTAAAAAATGCCATCTTTATCTTGATATTGTTCTTGCACCAACATATATGCTTTTGTTCGGTTTTGAGAGATTGATTAATATTAATGACCCTTATTCTTATATGAAAGAAGGCAAGAGTGTTGATGATTATTATTTCAATACTAAGCCATTTGGTCATTACATTGAAGAATTAAAGAAAAATAAATTATTTGTTTCTATTGAAGAAAGCAGAATAAGATTCATTAATGAATTTAATATAAAATTAATTTTAATGGATTATTCCTGCAAAATATCCGAAGACAAATTAAATATAGAAAAGAAAATTATTGATGAACAGAATAAAAAAATTATATTGATATTAAAGTAAATTCTTGTTTGAAAAATGAAACTGAATTTTTGTAGTACAACTTATTTTATGCTTTTCATGCAAACCGTAATTAATATATAAATTAATGTCAGTAATTTTAAAAAAAAATTAAAAGATGTATAAATCCGAAATATTGTTTTTACTGTTAAAGAATTTTTTCTGCGGAATAATTGCGCTTATTTTATTTATGGGAATCGGAAAATTATTTTTTTCTGTTTTTAGAACAGAAATTTATAATAAACAAAAAAAATATTTGAATCTTTTTCTTGAATTAGTTGTCGGTATTACAATTATTGTTGTTTTTTATGCGATAATAAGAACCTCTTTCAAAACAATAAATGTTCTGTTTTTATTGTTGTTTGTTTTCTTTATTTATAAAAAACTATCTAACAGACATAAGTTATTTAACAATAAAATCACTTTCGATTTCAGGAGCTTTTTAAAAAATATTTTAATTTTAATTATTCTTTTCATACCGGTATATTTGTATCAGGGGTATTTGTTTCTTGGTTATAAGTTGAACATTTACATGCCTAATCCCGACCATTTTTTTAATAGCAACGTAGCATACTGTATTGATAAATCCGGAATAGAAAACCGCAACAGAGTATTGGATTTATTGTTTTCCGCATTTTCGAACAAAATTGTACCATATCACTACTTTGAACTTTGGCTCAATGGAATTCTCTCTAACGTTTTTGGAGTGTATTCGTACTTATCATTAATATTTATGACTTATCCAATATTAATATTAATAATTTTTATCGGTATAATTTCTTTAATTGAACATATTGGAAAAGTTAATTTTTATGGCATAATATTTTGCTTTATTTTATTACTAATTGATGGAGTTTATTTTAATTTTTACGAGAAATCATCAATTTTAAAATATAATACTTTTTACACAAATATTTCTGTTTTTTCATTATTTGGATGCAAATACTGCCCTATTTACATATTTGGTTTGTTATCATTGAATTTATTAATCCGCAATAATATAACTTTCGGTTTGTGTTTTTTAACAGCATGCGCTATTACTTCAATAGGAGTATTTCCCGGTATTTTGGGAGGACTTATTTTGATTTGCCTCTGGCTTATTTATAAAAAAATAAAAGCTAATGAAATAAAAAGCATACTAATTTATTTGTTTGTTTTTACTGTTTTCAGCATTTTATTTTATAAATTATTTGGAGACCCAAATACTCAGAATTATGTTAGAAAAGGCAGTTATGTTTATACTTTTTTTTATGGCAAAATTTATTTTATAGATTTTAAAAGAATTATTGGTTCTATTATTATTCCAGTTATACAATTAATTGTTATATGTTTTCCATTTTTTGTAATTCCACTTGTTTATTTTAAAAGGATAAAAGCATTTTGCAAAAGTAATTCGTACAATTATAATATTTTAATATTTGCTTTGTCTGTTATAGCAACAGGACTGCTTACGGCTTCTCTGAATGACAAAATTATAGATTCAAAGCAAATTTTTCAGGACTTATTACCCTTGCTTTTAATTATTTTTTATTTTTCTTTATTGATAATTTTCGTGAGTTTTAATAATAATAAAAAGTCTAAAATATATTTTTTATTGGTTATTTTTTTGTATGCTTTTTATACACAATACACTGCTATTAAACGCTACAGATGGTGTTATGCAATAGATAAAAGCAATAACTTCAATTTGGTTCGAAAGGAAATTTCGAAATTTCCAACTGAAACAAATATTGCTTCATTTATTGACGAAAACAGATTTAAAGAATATTATCTTTATATGTTGGATTATACAATTGCACCTAAATATATGATTTTATTCGGTTTTGAACGATTAATTAATATTAATAATCCGTATTCTTGTAAGAAAGTAAACGACAATATTGATAATTATTATTTTAATGTTCACCCATTCGGGCACTATGTTGATGAACTCAAAAAAAATAATTTGTTCGTTTCTATCGAAGAAAGCAGAATAAGATTCATTAAGGAATTTAATATAAAATTAATTTTAATGGATTATTCCTGCAAAATACCCGAAGACAAATTAAATATTGAAAAGAAAATTGTTGATGAACAAAATAAAAAAATTATTTGGATACTTAAATAGTGGCTGCAAGAAAACTAAACCTGAAAGTAAATGATACCATTTAATAAACCCTGTTATTTGGGAAACGAAATCGAATATTTAAAAAAAGTGTTGCAGAGTAATAAACTATCCGGTGATGGTGAATTCACGATGTTTTGTAACAAATGGTTTGAAGAAAAAACAAAATGCAAAAAAGCATTTTTAACAACTTCATGCACTCATGCTCTTGAAATGTCTGCAATTCTTACCGAAATTAAAGAAGGTGATGAAGTAATTATGTCGTCTTTTACTTTTGTTTCAACTGCAAATGCTTTTGTGCTCAGAGGAGCAAAAATTGTATTTGTTGATATTAATCCCGATACAATGAACTTAAATGAAGATTTAATTAAATCTGCAATCACGCCAAAAACAAAAGTAATAGTTGTGATGCATTATGCAGGAATTGCCTGTGAAATGGATACAATTTTATCAATAGCCGGAAAATATAATTTGATTGTTGTGGAAGATGCAGCACACTCACTTATGGCGAAGTATAAAGATAAATTTCTTGGAACAATAGGTGATATTGGTGCCTTTAGCTTTCATGAAACAAAAAACCTGACATGCGGTGAAGGTGGAGCTATAATAATTAATGATGAAAAATACTTTGAACGGTCGGAAATTATAAGAGAAAAAGGTACAAATCGTTCGAGGTTTTACAGAGGCGAAATAGATAAATATACATGGATTGATATTGGCTCATCATATTTACCGGGTGAGTTCAATGCTGCATATTTGTTTGCACAACTTGAAAATGCTCATGAAATCACAAACAACAGAATGAAAAGCTGGAATTATTATTATGAAAATTTAAAACAAATTGCCGATAATAAAATTATTGAAGTTCCGATTATTCCCGAAAATTGCATTCACAACGCACATATTTTTTATATTAAAACGAAAAATATTAATGAAAGAAAATGCCTCATGGATTTTCTTAAAACAAAAAACATTATTTCTGTTTATCATTATATTCCTTTGCATAGTTCCAAAGCTGGTGCCATATACGGCAGGTTTAACGGAGAGGATGTTTATACAACCAAAGAAAGTGAAAGATTATTAAGGTTACCTTTATTTTATGGAATAACTTCCGATGAAATATCATATATATGCGAAAATATTATTGATTTTTATAAAAGATAATTCTAATTAAAAAGTTCAAAGTTTAAAGTCTAATGTTTAAAGTTATGCGAAATTTTGCTTTCTGCGATTATTTGGTACCTCTGCGAGACAAAAAATATTTCTCGTAAAGACGCAGAGGCGCAAAGAAAAGAAATCATAAAAAATAAATTTTAATATTAACACGGAATCTCTGAGAAAAATTTTAAAATTAATTTTGAACAAAAATACAAATCAATTGTCAATTTTTCTGCTTTTTAACCGCAGGGAATTAAGAACAACAAATACATCGGAAAATGCCATTGCTCCTGCTGCAAGCATCGGATTCAGGAAGCCGGCAGCAGCAATGGGAATTGCAATAGTGTTGTAAAAGAAAGCCCAGAATAAATTCTGCTTTATTGTTTCCATTGTATTTTTACTTATCGCCAATGTTTTTAAAAGCAAACTTAAATCACCGTTTAAAAGAATGATTTGTGCCGACTGAATTGCAACTTGTGTGGCATTGCTTAATGAAACTCCCACAGTTGCTTTTGCAAGGGCAGGTGCATCATTTATCCCGTCGCCAACCATTGCAACTTTGTTTTCTTTCGACAATTCTTCTATTATTTTGTATTTCTCGGTAATAAGTTTTTCATAATAAACTTTTTCAATTCCAACTTTAGCTGCAAGTTCAAAACATTTTTCTTTTTTATCACCGCTTAGCAAAATAGGTTCAATGCCTTTTGCTCTCAGTATTTCTATGGTTCGTTTTGCTTCCGGTTTTATTTCGTCTTCTATGTCAATGGTTGCAATTATTTTGTTGTTTTCGATTAAATATACATTATGTGAAAAGTCGGTTGTTAAATCCTTCACCATTTGATATGAGCCAATTTGGTATTTTTTTCCGTCAGCACTTTCGGCAGATAAACCGATTCCTTTTATTTCATTAACTTTTTCAAAACAAAGTGGTTCTGTATTTTTTAATTCAATCGTAATGGATTTTGCTATTGGATGTGTAGAATATTTTTCCATACCGGCTATTATTGATTTTACCGTTTCTTCCGGTTTACCATAACATTCTATTTTTTTTATTTTAAAATTGCCTGTTGTTAATGTTCCTGTTTTATCAAAAACAATTTTTCTGATATTAGCAAAATTCTGCATTACGCTTCCGCCCTTTATTAAAATTCCGTTTTTCGCAACCCTGCCCACACCGACAATTACTGCAGTTGGTATTGCCAGTCCTAATGCGCATGGGCAGGCAATTACAAGTACAGCAATACTTCGCAGCAACGATTCCTGAAATCCGACGGCATTAATAAATAAATGAACTATGAAAGTTATCACCGAAATGCCAATTACAACAGGAATAAATACTGAACTTATCTTATCGGCAAGATTTTGCATTGCAGGTTTGTCGTGCTGGGCATTTTTTACAAGCTTGATGATTTGTGAAAGCACGGTTTGATTTCCTATAGCTGTTGCGATTATTTTTATGTTGCCCGAATTTAAAATTGTTCCGCCAATTACATTATCATTATTTTTTTTAAATACAGGTGTGCTCTCTCCTGTGAGCATTGACTCATCAATATATCCATCACCCCAATATATTGAGCCATCAACAGGAATTTTATCACCTGTATTTATTAAGAGCAAATCTGATTTGCGTATTTTTGTCGCATCAATTTCTTCAATACTTTCATTTCTATTGTCACCGGAAATTATGATTTTTTTTGCTGTTATTTGCTGAAGATTTACAAGTTCATTTATTGATGATGTTGTTTTTTTTACTGATTCATATTCAAGTAAATTTCCTAGAAGAATTAATGTTATTATGCTTGCCGATGTTTCGAAAAACAAATAGTTTTCACCAAGATTTAGAATTAATCCTGTTAAACTATAAATAAATGCTGCTCCCGAACCAAGAATTATCAGCACATCCATATTCGGAATTCCTGTTTTAATTGAGCTGTAAGCACTTTTGCCAAAATGCTCAGCTCCAACAATAAAAACAGGTAATGTTAAAAATAAATGTGTATACGGATTGTGAAAAAAATGAAAAGGAAGAAACATTGAGAGCAATAAAGGAAAAGTAAATATTAAACAGAAATAAAATTTCTTTTTTATATCAAACCATGAATGTTTAGCTGACTCAATGTTTTCAGGAGTTGATATAACTTTGTAACCAAGGGAATTTATTTTATTAACTGCAAGTTCAACTTTTTCATTTGTTTCGGAATAGAAAGTAACATCGCCTGAAGCAAAGTTTACATCAACATCAGCAAAACCTATATTTTCAAGTTGTTTTTTTATTCCTAATGCGCAGTTGTGGCAGTGCATACCTTCAACAACAATCTCAACAAATATTTTTCCGGCTGGTTTCATTGAATAATGAAAAGACAAAAGTACAAATTAAAAAGCTTTACTAATAGAAACCCTTTATAATACTTTTTAAATAATTCAGTACAGATTCCTCGTCCGCCAACCGACGGATGAGGAATCTCTGTGAAATTTCACATAAAATCTTTATTAAATATCTGCCATGCTCCCCAACTTTTTTGCTTGATCCTTTTTCATCTATTGAGAACTGACATTAAATTATATTTTCCTTAAAATTTCAAGTAACTCTTCTCTTCTTCGCGAAACATTTATACTGGACCCATCTTTCATTTGCAACAGTTCGAATTTATTATCAAAACTCTGAATGTAATTAATGTTAACCAAATGCGATTGATGCACCTTAAAGAAACCATAACAAGATAATAGTTCTTCGTATTCTTTTAATGTTCTATGAACTATAAGTTTTAATCCGTTTTTAATTATAAATAAAGTGTAATTATCTAAGGATTCACAACGGTTTATATCGCTTACATCTACTATATTCATACTATCTGTTGTGCTTAGTACAATTTTTTTATTTAAAAGTGAAGTTGCATTGAAATTATCTATAAGTGTTTTTATTTTCATTTGATATTCTCCGGATTTAATCACCTCGCTTGCTTTTGCAATAGCAGCAAATAACTCTTCATTAACAATAGGTTTTACGATAAAATCCAATGCACTGAATTTAATTGCCTGCACAGCGTGTTCTTCGTGCGCTGTAATAAAAATTACTTTAAAATCAACATTCTTTATTTTTTTAATAATATCAAATCCGTCGCCATCGGGCAGATTAATATCAAGAAAAACCAAATCGGGTTTGTGTTTCAAAATCTTTTCAATGCCCGATTTAACATCTGTTGCTTCATCGACAATTGAAACAATTGAACTGCAATGTTGTTTTAAAATATTTCTGAGCAGTTCTTTCGACTTTGGTTCATCATCTACGATAATTGTTTTTAACATAAAAATTAATTGTAGGATTTGATTCTCTAATCCGATTAATTCATAAAATTTGGGTTAAAGCTCACCTTAGTCCAACCTGTGAAAAATACAGGTTAAAGTTACTCTTTTTTTTTAAATTCATAGTCATTTATTATGAATTCTATTTTTGTGGAGTTTGTTGATTTAATGTTTTGGTAGCAAAAAATAATAGTCACCAATCCAGATTGCTGTAGGGACGGTATCATTAGCACCTTAAAAAAGAAAATAAGAGAATAATATGTAGCATTTTTATTTTGACAAAACAATTTCTACATTTTATTTAATATTTCAATCAAATCATCTTTTTTTCTGCCGGAAGTTTGAACATTGGAACCATCTTTCATTTGAACTGATTCTCTTTTTTTGTCATAACTTTTCACAAAATCAATATTTATCAAATGCGACTGATGTATTCGCAGAAAACCGAAAGATGAAAGCAATTCCTCATATTCTTTTAATGTTGTAGATGTTAAAATATTTAAACCATCGCTTAAATAAAACATTGTATAATTATTTTTCGATTCGCAACGAATTATTTCATTTACGCTAATAATATTAATCTTATTTGATGATTTTAAAACTATTTTTTTATTTTGACGCGAAACACCATTTGTATTATTAATCAAGGTTTCAATTTTTAATCTGTATTCATCGGAAAGGAATGATTCGTTGGCTTTTTCAACCGCTGCAATGAGCTCTTTGTAATCAACCGGCTTTACAATAAAATCCAACGCACTGAATTTAATTGCCTGTATTGCATATTTTTCATAAGCAGTTATGAAAATTATTTTGAAATTAATGTTTTGAATGGTATTTAAAATATCGAAGCTTGTGCCATCAGGCAGATTAACATCAAGCAAAACTAAATCGGGTTTGTGTTTCAAAATTTTTTCGATACCCGATTTAACATTTTTTGCTTCATCAGCAATTGTAACAATAGAACTGCAATACTGATTAAGAATGTTTCTTATAAGTTCCCTTGATTTTGATTCGTCTTCTACTATTATTGTTTTTAACATGTTATTTAAATATTTTTTGTGTTTTTTTATATCTGTTGCAAACTTAAATCAATTTTATTAATTTACAAATACGAAAATCAAGAGGATCAAAAAGTCAGTGTGCTTTGATTTCCAGAAACTTTTTGCCCCAACCCTAAAGGGATAAGTTTCTGAAAATCAGGATTCCCTTTAGAGTTAGGGTAAATACTGATTTTCATAGAACTCACTTTTGAGCCCTAAAATTGAAAGTTGTGTTATTGAATTTATCTTATCACACTTACCTTACCTATAAATTCATGTTTAGAACTGCTGTCCCTTTCTTTTACTACAACTCTGTAAACATAAACACCTGTCTGCACTATTTCACCTGTATTAAAATACCTTCCATTCCACGAGCCATTTAAATCAGTGGTTTTATATATTTCTTCACCCCATCGGTTGAAAATTATCATAGTAAAACCGGTCGGGTCAATGCGGTACCCTTTAGGAATGAAACCTTCATTAAGCATATCTGAGTTCGGACTGAATGCGTTCGGTATGTATATATTAAAAATATCTTTAACAACAATTGGTTTGCATATTAAGTTCCAACAGTTTTCAGAATCGGTAACTTTTAGACAAACAGTGTAAGTTCCTGCAGATTTGAATGTGTATTTTGGCAGTCGTATGTCGGCGGTAGAATTGTCGTTGCCGAAATTCCAGTGCCATTGAACAATGGGCTGTCCACCAGAGGTTGACATATCATTAAAAAATGCAGTGGTATTTTCAAGAATATCAAGTACAGAAGGAGTGTATGTGAAATCGGCTTGTGGACCTGGTTTTTCCAGTACCGTTGCTGTTGCCGAAATTTCACATGTTCCATAATATACAGTTCCAACATATGATCCTTGTGTAAGATTAGTTATTGTTTGTGTTGCTCCTCCCTTATCCCAGAGATAAGTGTATAAAGAAGGATTACCACCAGAAGCATTTAAAGTAGTTGTTCCGTCCATTTGTCCGCAATGTTCAGGAGTGGAAGAAGTCGAAACTGATAAAAGATTATTTTCAAGTACTGTTACACTTGCAACTGCCGAACAGCCATTGCTGTCAATAACAGTTACGGTATATTGTCCCGAATTAATACCCGAAATAGTTTGTGTATATTGTGGAGGTATTGTACTCCATGTATAAGTATATTGAGGAGTACCTGAAAATACATTAACATCTGCAGTTCCATCAGGGAAACAACTTGCAGAGGTCTGATTTGTTGATAATATTATAGGTGGATTATCTCCAATTACAATAGATGCTGTTGCTGTACACCCTATTGAATCTGTTACAGTAACACTATATGTTTTTGATAAAACATTGTTTATGATATTTGTTGTAAATGCTCCGGGATTCCATAAATAAGTATATGGTTCACCCGTAGTGAAAGGAATACCTCCGTTGCCGGTAACTTGTGCCGAAGCATTAGGCAAGCCACATGTAGCATCCGTTTTTATAATATTTGCAGACATTTGGGGTGATACTACGACTGTAGCTTGTGCAATATTTGTGCATCCATTAATATCCGTACCTGTTACAAAATATGTTATAGTTGCTGTTGGACTGACATTGTATGGATTATCAGTTGATCCCGTATTCCATATATATGTTGTTCCTCCGTTTGCATTTATATTTGCTGTTGTGCCATAGCATATTGTATTTCCTGTTGTTGTTATATTTGGTATTTGATATACTGTTACTACTGCCTGTCCTGTTCCTGAACATCCTTGTGCATTTATTCCTGTTACAGAATATGTAGTAGTTGTGGTTGGGGTTACTGTAATATCCGATGTCGTTCCTCCTGTATTCCATGTGTATTGCGTTCCGTTAAATGCGGAAACTATTGTTGTATTTCCGTTGCAAATTGCAGGGGTTGTTGTATTTATTGAAATTGTTGAATTTATCGTTACTGTTGCCTCTGCTGTATTGGTACATCCGTTTGCATTTATACCTGTTACAGTATATGTAGTATTTGATGTGGGAGAAACAGTAATTGAATTTCCATTTTGCCCTGTACTCCAATCATAATTAACTCCTCCGCTGGCTGTTAATGTTATTACTTGCCCGCTGCATGTTGCTGGATTATTTACATAAATATTTGGCTGAATTACTACAATTTCTTTGCAAATACTGGCTTGGGTTGATAAACATTCATCAACATCTAATTCTATTGTATATGTCCCCGCTTTATTATATGAAAATGGAGGGGGAGTTTGAAGGTTTGAAGAAGGGATGGATGAATTATTGCAAGTCGGAGCATTCAAAATGAAACGTACGATATTATTTCCATAATAATTGGAATGAAAAGCATACAACGAATCACCATATCTTAAAAAGTTGGATAAGCTATGAGGGCGGTCAAGGGCATAAGTGCCCGAAACAACACTGATTGTAGGAAAACCACCCAATCCGCTTGAAAAATTGAGCAATAGAATATTATTTGAACTGTAATTTGAAATAAATCCGTAAGTGTGATCGCAGTCTTTTATCATTCTTAACCCCAACTCATTATTTATCAAACCTCCAATATTACCCAAATTAACCCCTGTTGGTGCATTGGAATATGAATTTCCGAAATTTAATCTTGAAATACTGCTGGTAGGGCTATTTGTAATAAATAAGTATTTTATATTATTCTCTGTTATAGCTTGTACTTCGCTTGGGTTCAAATTTCCTATATTTCCCAAATCAACAGCAGTCGGCGTATTCATAATACTGTTCCCCCAACTTATCCTTACAATTGAATTTAAATTTGTAACAAACCCATACCAGCTATTATTTTCTTTTATCAACTGTATTCCATGAGGTCGTTGCCCCCATGTTATTCCCAAAGAACCAAGATTTGTTGCAGTTGGAATATTATTAATTGAATTTCCAAAATTTAATCTAACGATACTATAATTACTCGAATTGTTAGCATTAGTCAATATAGCGTACCAGTTGCCATTTTCTTTTATTATCTGCATTCCATCAACAAGATTTCCAAGTATTCCGCCGAAAGTTCCCAAATCAGTTACAGAAATCGGATTATTTTTCGGACTGTTTCCGAAATTTATTTTAATAATTGAGCTGGTACCCTGATTCGGAATAAATATATAATAATTGCTATTATCAATAACAAAACATACATC
This window contains:
- a CDS encoding LytTR family DNA-binding domain-containing protein, coding for MLKTIIVEDESKSRELIRNILNQYCSSIVTIADEAKNVKSGIEKILKHKPDLVLLDVNLPDGTSFDILNTIQNINFKIIFITAYEKYAIQAIKFSALDFIVKPVDYKELIAAVEKANESFLSDEYRLKIETLINNTNGVSRQNKKIVLKSSNKINIISVNEIIRCESKNNYTMFYLSDGLNILTSTTLKEYEELLSSFGFLRIHQSHLINIDFVKSYDKKRESVQMKDGSNVQTSGRKKDDLIEILNKM
- a CDS encoding LytTR family DNA-binding domain-containing protein; this encodes MLKTIIVDDEPKSKELLRNILKQHCSSIVSIVDEATDVKSGIEKILKHKPDLVFLDINLPDGDGFDIIKKIKNVDFKVIFITAHEEHAVQAIKFSALDFIVKPIVNEELFAAIAKASEVIKSGEYQMKIKTLIDNFNATSLLNKKIVLSTTDSMNIVDVSDINRCESLDNYTLFIIKNGLKLIVHRTLKEYEELLSCYGFFKVHQSHLVNINYIQSFDNKFELLQMKDGSSINVSRRREELLEILRKI
- a CDS encoding gliding motility-associated C-terminal domain-containing protein, which produces MKNICLLLIILISFKSNAQIIPDFAIPDTVCVNEPINIVNNTTGATTYKWNFCKASINPILKEQANLGNPQNYLDYPNDVCFVIDNSNYYIFIPNQGTSSIIKINFGNSPKNNPISVTDLGTFGGILGNLVDGMQIIKENGNWYAILTNANNSSNYSIVRLNFGNSINNIPTATNLGSLGITWGQRPHGIQLIKENNSWYGFVTNLNSIVRISWGNSIMNTPTAVDLGNIGNLNPSEVQAITENNIKYLFITNSPTSSISRLNFGNSYSNAPTGVNLGNIGGLINNELGLRMIKDCDHTYGFISNYSSNNILLLNFSSGLGGFPTISVVSGTYALDRPHSLSNFLRYGDSLYAFHSNYYGNNIVRFILNAPTCNNSSIPSSNLQTPPPFSYNKAGTYTIELDVDECLSTQASICKEIVVIQPNIYVNNPATCSGQVITLTASGGVNYDWSTGQNGNSITVSPTSNTTYTVTGINANGCTNTAEATVTINSTISINTTTPAICNGNTTIVSAFNGTQYTWNTGGTTSDITVTPTTTTTYSVTGINAQGCSGTGQAVVTVYQIPNITTTGNTICYGTTANINANGGTTYIWNTGSTDNPYNVSPTATITYFVTGTDINGCTNIAQATVVVSPQMSANIIKTDATCGLPNASAQVTGNGGIPFTTGEPYTYLWNPGAFTTNIINNVLSKTYSVTVTDSIGCTATASIVIGDNPPIILSTNQTSASCFPDGTADVNVFSGTPQYTYTWSTIPPQYTQTISGINSGQYTVTVIDSNGCSAVASVTVLENNLLSVSTSSTPEHCGQMDGTTTLNASGGNPSLYTYLWDKGGATQTITNLTQGSYVGTVYYGTCEISATATVLEKPGPQADFTYTPSVLDILENTTAFFNDMSTSGGQPIVQWHWNFGNDNSTADIRLPKYTFKSAGTYTVCLKVTDSENCWNLICKPIVVKDIFNIYIPNAFSPNSDMLNEGFIPKGYRIDPTGFTMIIFNRWGEEIYKTTDLNGSWNGRYFNTGEIVQTGVYVYRVVVKERDSSSKHEFIGKVSVIR
- a CDS encoding cation-translocating P-type ATPase; its protein translation is MKPAGKIFVEIVVEGMHCHNCALGIKKQLENIGFADVDVNFASGDVTFYSETNEKVELAVNKINSLGYKVISTPENIESAKHSWFDIKKKFYFCLIFTFPLLLSMFLPFHFFHNPYTHLFLTLPVFIVGAEHFGKSAYSSIKTGIPNMDVLIILGSGAAFIYSLTGLILNLGENYLFFETSASIITLILLGNLLEYESVKKTTSSINELVNLQQITAKKIIISGDNRNESIEEIDATKIRKSDLLLINTGDKIPVDGSIYWGDGYIDESMLTGESTPVFKKNNDNVIGGTILNSGNIKIIATAIGNQTVLSQIIKLVKNAQHDKPAMQNLADKISSVFIPVVIGISVITFIVHLFINAVGFQESLLRSIAVLVIACPCALGLAIPTAVIVGVGRVAKNGILIKGGSVMQNFANIRKIVFDKTGTLTTGNFKIKKIECYGKPEETVKSIIAGMEKYSTHPIAKSITIELKNTEPLCFEKVNEIKGIGLSAESADGKKYQIGSYQMVKDLTTDFSHNVYLIENNKIIATIDIEDEIKPEAKRTIEILRAKGIEPILLSGDKKEKCFELAAKVGIEKVYYEKLITEKYKIIEELSKENKVAMVGDGINDAPALAKATVGVSLSNATQVAIQSAQIILLNGDLSLLLKTLAISKNTMETIKQNLFWAFFYNTIAIPIAAAGFLNPMLAAGAMAFSDVFVVLNSLRLKSRKIDN
- the rffA gene encoding dTDP-4-amino-4,6-dideoxygalactose transaminase encodes the protein MIPFNKPCYLGNEIEYLKKVLQSNKLSGDGEFTMFCNKWFEEKTKCKKAFLTTSCTHALEMSAILTEIKEGDEVIMSSFTFVSTANAFVLRGAKIVFVDINPDTMNLNEDLIKSAITPKTKVIVVMHYAGIACEMDTILSIAGKYNLIVVEDAAHSLMAKYKDKFLGTIGDIGAFSFHETKNLTCGEGGAIIINDEKYFERSEIIREKGTNRSRFYRGEIDKYTWIDIGSSYLPGEFNAAYLFAQLENAHEITNNRMKSWNYYYENLKQIADNKIIEVPIIPENCIHNAHIFYIKTKNINERKCLMDFLKTKNIISVYHYIPLHSSKAGAIYGRFNGEDVYTTKESERLLRLPLFYGITSDEISYICENIIDFYKR